One genomic region from Bacillus sp. SLBN-46 encodes:
- a CDS encoding helix-turn-helix transcriptional regulator, translating to MEAEKWGRRIRAYRKLKGFTQEGFSKELGVSVSILGEIERGNRLPADDLLQRIAHSLKITIEDLMPKE from the coding sequence ATGGAAGCAGAAAAATGGGGAAGACGTATTCGAGCCTATCGAAAGCTAAAAGGTTTTACACAAGAAGGCTTCTCGAAGGAACTAGGAGTATCAGTGTCAATACTAGGAGAAATCGAAAGGGGAAACCGTCTCCCGGCAGACGATTTACTACAGCGAATCGCACACTCCTTAAAAATAACGATAGAAGATCTAATGCCAAAAGAATAG
- the folP gene encoding dihydropteroate synthase: MIMGILNVTPDSFSDGGKFNHIEKAIEHAKEMVVNGADIIDIGGESTRPGFAAVPVEEELERVIPIIKAISEHVQVPISIDTYKAEVAKQAIEAGAHIINDIWGAKADEQMAPVAAQYDVPIVLMHNRHDRNYQFFMRDVINDLFESIAIAKKAGVRDENIILDPGIGFARDYQENVLTMQNLDKLVMLGYPVLLGTSRKSLIGQALNLPVDERMEGTGATVCYGIQKGCQIIRVHDIKEMSRMAKMMDVLMGKGEVLG, translated from the coding sequence ATGATAATGGGAATTCTAAACGTCACTCCAGATTCCTTCTCTGATGGCGGAAAATTTAATCATATTGAAAAAGCAATTGAACATGCCAAAGAAATGGTAGTGAATGGTGCGGATATTATCGATATTGGCGGAGAATCAACTAGACCAGGCTTTGCGGCTGTTCCTGTAGAGGAAGAGTTAGAAAGAGTCATCCCTATTATTAAGGCGATTTCAGAGCATGTCCAAGTACCAATTTCTATTGATACCTATAAAGCAGAAGTTGCCAAACAGGCCATTGAAGCAGGCGCTCATATTATTAACGATATTTGGGGAGCAAAGGCTGATGAGCAGATGGCCCCTGTGGCTGCTCAATATGATGTTCCCATTGTGTTAATGCATAATCGACATGACCGGAACTATCAATTTTTCATGAGAGATGTTATAAATGACCTTTTTGAAAGTATTGCTATTGCAAAAAAAGCTGGAGTAAGAGATGAAAATATTATCCTTGATCCAGGTATTGGATTTGCGCGGGATTATCAAGAAAATGTGCTGACAATGCAAAATTTAGATAAATTAGTGATGCTAGGCTATCCTGTGCTTCTAGGGACTTCAAGAAAATCGCTTATTGGACAAGCATTAAATCTCCCTGTTGATGAAAGAATGGAAGGTACAGGAGCAACTGTTTGTTATGGTATACAAAAAGGCTGCCAAATCATTCGAGTTCATGATATTAAAGAAATGAGTAGAATGGCAAAAATGATGGATGTACTAATGGGAAAGGGTGAAGTACTTGGATAA
- the folK gene encoding 2-amino-4-hydroxy-6-hydroxymethyldihydropteridine diphosphokinase, with product MENTAFIALGSNIGNRYDNLMSAIKHLVDYSQIELVNYSSIYETDPVGYEDQDLFLNMVIEIQTTFSAMELLEVCLKTELELGRKREIKWGPRTIDLDILLYNQENIETEKLIVPHPRMIERAFVMIPLLETNRDISIPEMEKPLAAWLNAIPDKEGVRIWKQKNGEDVFEPIES from the coding sequence GTGGAAAATACAGCATTTATTGCCCTTGGTTCTAACATAGGAAACCGCTATGATAATCTAATGAGTGCTATTAAGCATTTAGTAGATTATTCACAGATAGAACTAGTAAATTATTCCTCAATCTACGAAACAGACCCTGTCGGCTATGAAGACCAGGACTTATTTTTAAATATGGTAATCGAGATTCAAACGACATTTAGTGCAATGGAACTATTAGAAGTATGCCTGAAAACAGAATTAGAACTTGGGAGAAAAAGGGAAATTAAATGGGGGCCACGCACAATAGACCTTGACATTCTCCTTTATAACCAAGAAAATATTGAAACAGAGAAGCTAATCGTTCCGCATCCGAGAATGATAGAGCGGGCGTTTGTAATGATACCACTTTTAGAAACAAATCGTGACATCAGTATTCCAGAAATGGAAAAACCTCTTGCAGCATGGTTAAATGCTATACCTGATAAAGAAGGAGTCCGAATATGGAAGCAGAAAAATGGGGAAGACGTATTCGAGCCTATCGAAAGCTAA
- the folB gene encoding dihydroneopterin aldolase gives MDKIFVNRMEFYGYHGVFPEENRLGQRFAVDLSVTVDLKKAGETDELEHSVNYGELYQVCKEIVEGKPYKLVEAVAERIASSVLKQFPLVLDVTVKVIKPDPPIPGHYQSVAVEITRRR, from the coding sequence TTGGATAAAATATTTGTCAACAGGATGGAATTTTACGGGTACCATGGTGTGTTTCCTGAGGAGAACCGATTAGGACAACGTTTTGCTGTTGATTTATCAGTGACAGTTGATTTGAAAAAAGCAGGAGAAACGGATGAGCTTGAGCATTCCGTCAATTATGGTGAACTTTATCAAGTGTGCAAAGAAATAGTTGAGGGAAAACCATATAAGTTAGTGGAAGCTGTTGCAGAAAGAATTGCTAGCAGTGTGTTGAAGCAATTTCCTTTAGTTTTAGATGTAACGGTAAAGGTCATTAAGCCAGACCCACCTATTCCGGGTCACTATCAGTCTGTAGCAGTAGAAATTACGAGGAGAAGATGA
- the cysK gene encoding cysteine synthase A, whose product MVRVANSVAELVGQTPIVKLNRLVDENSAEVYLKLEYFNPGSSVKDRIALAMIEAAEEKGLIKPGVDTIIEPTSGNTGIGLAMIAAAKGYKAVFVMPETMSLERRNLLRAYGAELVLTPGPEGMKGAIAKAEELVKEHGYFLPQQFKNEANPEVHRRTTGKEIAEQMDQLDAFVSGIGTGGTISGAGSVLREKFPEVTIYAVEPQDSPVLSGGKPGPHKLQGLGAGFIPDTLNTNIYDEIIKVGTEEAFEASRRAAKEEGILGGISSGAAIHAAIEVAKKLGKGKKVLAIIPDNGERYLSTPLYQYDAE is encoded by the coding sequence ATGGTTCGCGTTGCAAATTCAGTTGCCGAATTAGTCGGCCAAACTCCTATTGTAAAATTAAACAGATTAGTAGATGAAAATAGTGCTGAGGTTTACTTAAAGCTGGAATATTTCAATCCTGGCAGCAGTGTAAAGGATCGTATCGCATTAGCCATGATTGAAGCGGCTGAGGAAAAAGGGTTAATTAAACCTGGCGTAGATACAATTATTGAACCTACAAGTGGTAATACTGGTATCGGTCTTGCCATGATTGCTGCTGCAAAGGGATATAAAGCAGTCTTTGTAATGCCAGAGACAATGAGCTTAGAAAGACGGAACCTGCTTCGTGCTTATGGTGCTGAACTAGTATTAACGCCAGGTCCTGAAGGGATGAAAGGGGCAATTGCTAAGGCAGAAGAACTTGTAAAGGAACATGGTTACTTCTTACCTCAGCAATTTAAGAATGAAGCGAACCCAGAAGTTCACAGAAGAACAACAGGGAAAGAGATTGCTGAGCAAATGGATCAACTGGATGCTTTTGTTTCAGGAATTGGAACTGGAGGAACGATTTCAGGAGCAGGAAGTGTGCTTCGTGAAAAATTCCCAGAAGTTACAATCTATGCGGTAGAGCCACAGGATTCTCCTGTATTATCAGGAGGAAAACCAGGTCCGCATAAGCTTCAAGGACTTGGAGCAGGATTTATTCCTGACACCTTAAATACAAATATCTACGATGAGATTATAAAAGTTGGAACAGAAGAAGCTTTTGAAGCATCGCGCCGAGCAGCTAAAGAAGAAGGAATTCTTGGCGGAATCTCTTCAGGTGCAGCCATTCACGCAGCGATCGAAGTGGCAAAGAAGCTTGGAAAAGGTAAAAAGGTCCTTGCGATTATTCCAGACAACGGTGAGCGTTACTTAAGTACTCCGTTGTACCAATATGACGCTGAATAA
- the dusB gene encoding tRNA dihydrouridine synthase DusB, with amino-acid sequence MLKIGNIEIKNPVVLAPMAGVCNSAFRLTVKEFGAGLVCAEMVSDKGIVLKNEKTMNMLYIDEREKPLSLQIFGGEKETLVEAAKFVDKNTNADIIDINMGCPVPKITKCDAGAKWLLDPNKIYEMVSAVVAEVEKPVTVKMRMGWDEEHIFAVKNAQAVERAGGKAVALHGRTRVQMYEGKANWDIIREVKQSVNIPVIGNGDVQTPQDAKRMIEETGVDGVMIGRAALGNPWMIYRTVQYLETGKLMPEPSVREKIDVCILHLDRLIALKDEYIAVREMRKHAAWYLKGVRGNGRVRNAINECNTREDLVIILNGLVAEVEEIEQSELIVG; translated from the coding sequence ATGTTGAAAATAGGCAACATTGAAATAAAGAATCCAGTTGTCCTAGCGCCGATGGCTGGGGTATGTAACTCAGCGTTCCGTTTAACGGTAAAGGAATTTGGTGCAGGTTTAGTCTGTGCTGAGATGGTAAGTGACAAAGGGATCGTTCTTAAAAATGAAAAAACGATGAATATGCTCTATATCGATGAACGCGAAAAACCACTTAGCTTGCAAATTTTTGGTGGTGAAAAGGAAACGCTAGTTGAGGCTGCAAAGTTTGTTGATAAAAATACGAACGCGGATATTATCGATATTAATATGGGTTGTCCGGTTCCAAAAATTACGAAATGTGACGCAGGAGCAAAATGGCTACTTGATCCGAATAAAATCTATGAAATGGTATCTGCTGTTGTAGCAGAGGTAGAAAAGCCAGTTACCGTTAAAATGCGCATGGGCTGGGATGAAGAGCATATTTTTGCGGTTAAAAACGCCCAAGCAGTTGAGCGTGCGGGAGGAAAGGCGGTTGCTCTTCACGGTCGTACACGTGTTCAAATGTATGAAGGAAAAGCAAACTGGGATATTATTCGAGAAGTAAAACAATCTGTTAACATTCCCGTTATCGGTAACGGTGATGTGCAAACACCACAGGATGCGAAGAGAATGATAGAAGAAACAGGTGTGGATGGGGTTATGATCGGTAGAGCAGCTTTAGGGAACCCATGGATGATTTACCGTACGGTTCAATATTTAGAGACAGGTAAATTAATGCCAGAGCCTTCTGTTCGTGAAAAAATAGATGTGTGTATCCTGCATTTAGATCGGTTAATTGCACTTAAAGATGAGTATATTGCAGTTCGTGAAATGCGTAAACATGCTGCTTGGTATTTAAAAGGCGTACGTGGAAATGGCAGAGTCCGCAATGCCATCAATGAGTGTAATACAAGAGAAGACTTAGTGATCATTCTTAATGGATTAGTCGCTGAGGTTGAAGAAATAGAACAAAGTGAATTAATCGTAGGTTAG